Within Paenibacillus albicereus, the genomic segment TGCCTTCTTCGATCGCGATCAGGTAATGCTTGCGGATCTTGGTCATCTCCTGCAGCTCGTCCAGGGACAAGCCGGATTCTTCCCTCGCGGTCCGCAGGGTTTGGCCCAGTTCAGACATGTCAGGCATAGCCTCCTTTCCGATTAAAAGTCGTTATAATTGACGGTGAAGGAGTCGTAGGTGATCTCCTCGTCCGGCGTATTGCGCAGCTCGATGATGGTCGTAAAAGTGCTGTAATCGAAATTGGACTCGCGGATGAAGATGTCCGGATGCTCGATGACTTTCGTCGAAGGCATCTCCATGATTTCCTGGAGCAGCGAATGGTGCTTCTCATTGGAACGGATCGTGCTGACGATGCCGTCGATGATGAAGATGTTGTCCGGATTCATCTCCTCGCTCGAAAGCTGGCTGCGCACGGTTTGACGGAGCAGCGTGGAGCTGACGAACGTCCAGCGCTTGTTGGAGCAGACGCTGCCGGCGATGATCGATTCCGTCTTGCCGACACGGGGCATGCCGCGCAGTCCGATCACCTGGTTGCCGTCGCGCTTGAAGATCTCGCCCAAGAAGTCGACGAGCAGCCCGAGCTCGTCCCGCGTGAAGCGGAACGTCTTGCGGTCGTCCGAGTCGCGCTCGATGTAGCGTCCATGGCGCACGGCAAGGCGGTCGACCAAGCTCGGAGGACGAAGCTTGTTGACGGTGATGTTTTCGACCTTCTGCAGCATCTTGCCGAGAATCTCGATCTTTTCGTCGTCGTTGGTCTGCAGCAGCATGCCTCGGGTGCGATCCTCGACCCCGTTGATCGTAATGATGTTGACGTTCAGCATGCCGAGCAGGGAAGCGATATCGCCGAGCAGGCCCGGCCGGTTCTTATGTATTTTGTATTCCATATACCACTGTTTCGATTCCATCAATCACACCGTCCCAAGGTTGCAGGCGCTACGAACCGCCTTCATTATAAGCCTACATTCTACAGGATTCGCCACGATTCCGCAATGAGCACGCTCGTTCTGCATGACAGAAAAGCTCCCGTAACCGGGAGCTCTTGTCCATGACGCCGATGATTAACGATGTCCGACCAGCTTCACCATCAGCCGGGCGATCGTCTTGCGCTCATTCTCGTCGCCGACATCCCAGATCTCCTTCAGCACGCGCTGCTCTTCGTTCTTCGGATCGACCTTCTCGTCGAGGAAAGAACCGATTTCATACGCGAGGTTGCCGATCGCTTCTTCGTCCAGGCCGAGCTTCTTGCCTTGCTCCAGCCGCTCGGCTAGGAATTCCTTCCAGGAATCGAAGTTCGAAAGTACAGTAGACATGCGGGTCGCCTCCTTAAAGTCGTTGAGAATAGCATCATCAACGGCATTAGTGTGCGCGGCGTCCGCGTCAGCTATACGACGAGCGGTCCTGGCAAAAGGTTTCAGCGCTCAGGTGATCCAGCCTCCGTTCGGACTGATGACTTGCCCGGTGATGTAGGAGGATTCCGGCAGCGACAGGAAGTAGACGAGCGAAGCGATCTCGTCGGGCTGGCCGAGCCTTCCCGCCGGAATGTCCTGCTCGAGCTGCTTCAGCTCCTGGGAATCGAAGCCCCCGAGCATCTCCGTGTCGATCGCGCCGGGCGCGACCGCGTTCACCGTCACGCCCGAAGGAGCGAGCTCCTTGGCGAGCGCTTTGGTGAAGGCGTTGACGCCGCCCTTGGTGGCGGAATAGAGCGCTTCGCACGAGGCTCCGGCGACTCCCCATACCGAAGAGATGTTGATGATGCGGCCCCAGCGGCTGCGGATCATGGCGGGCATGAACAGCTGGGTGCAGATGAACACGCCCCTCAGGTTGACCGCACTGACGTCATCCCACTCGTCATCGGTCAGGTCCGAAAGCAGCCCGTAATGCGAGATGCCCGCGTTGTTGACGAGGATATCCGGGAGCAGGCCCGCTCCGTCCAGCTTCTCCCGCATCCGCTCCAGGCTTTCCCGCGAGCGCAGGTCGGCCGATACCGTCATGACCCGTCCGCCTCCGAGCGCGAGGCATTCGCGAGCGGTCTCGTTGGCCTGTTCATGCGAATGGAGATAATGAAGCACGACATTCATGCCCTCCCGGGCGAAGCGCCGGGCGATCGCGGCGCCGATGCCGCGGCTGCCCCCGGTGACGAGCACGTTCATTTCCTGCAGCGGCTTCAGCTCGGCTCCGCTCCTTGCTCCGCGGTCGGCAGCACGAGCGATACGGCAAGCTGGCTCAGGTCGAAATGCTCCCGCAGCCGCGCGTTCGCCTGCTCGAGCGTCAGGCTCTCGTAAGCCGGCAAAAGCTCGAACAGGTCTTGCCCGCGGAACTTGTAGCGGGTGAACTCTCCGGCGATGGCTTCCGGCGAGTTGAGCATGCGCAGGTAAGAGCCGATCCGCTTTTTCTTCGTCCGCTCGAACGCGGCGGCGTCGAGGCCGGACTGAAGCGCGTCTCCGATCGCTTCCTTCACCCGCTCGACGAGACGGTCCGGATCGGACGTATCGCCGCCGATGATGCTGAAGCCGTAGTCCGTGCTGCAGTTGTACTCGTATCCGAACGAATCGGAGATCAGGTTGTCGTCATACAGGCTCTGGTAGAGCGGCGAGCTGGAGCCGAGCAGCGTCTCGAGCATGAGCTTCGTCGTCACGTCGCGGACGAGCAGCTCGGCGCTGCCGAGTCCGTTCGTCTTCTCCTTGAAGCCGAACAGGCATTTGGGCAGCGACACCTGCAGCCGGATCGACTTGAGCGGCTCGCGCACGCCCTGCGGCTCCGGATCGAAGAAGCGCTCGATTTCGCCGATGTCCTCGACAGGCTTGGCCGCCTGGTTGCTTCGGATCAGCTCCATGATCCGGTCCGAATCGATGCCGCCGACGACGAACAGCAGCATGTTGGACGGATGGTAGAACGTGTTGTAGCACAGGTAGAGCAGCTCCTTGTCGATCTTGTAGATCGATTCGACGGTGCCGGCGATGTCGATGTGCACGGGATGCTTTTGGTACATCGCCTCGATCAGCCCGTAGTACACGCGCCAGTCCGGATTGTCGCTGTACATGTTGATCTCCTGCGCGATGATGCCCTTCTCCTTGTCGACGTTCTGATCCGTGAAATACGGATGCTGCACGAAGTCGAGGAGCGTCGTCAGGTTGGCCTCGATCTGCTCGGTCGCGGAGAACAGGTAGACGGTGCGGTCGAAGCTCGTGAACGCGTTGGCCGAAGCCCCTTGGGAAGCGAAGGTGGCGAAGATGTCGCCCGTCGGCTCCTCGAACATCTTATGCTCCAGGAAGTGGGCGATGCCGTCCGGCACGCGCGTCAGCGGCTGGCTGCCGCTGCGGAAATGGTTGTCGACGGAGCCGTAGCGGGTGGAGAACGTCGCGTACGTCTTTTGGAAACCTTCCTTCGGAAGCAGGTAGACGCTCAGTCCGTTCGGCAGCTGCTCGTAGTACAGCGTCTCCTCGACTCCCGGATAATGCAGCTTCTGCATGGCGGCTAGCCCTCCTTTCGGTCGCGCAAAAAGTACACCGTGTCCAGCTCGACGCCTGCGGCGACGCGCATGATCTGCTCCGGCGCCACCGCCTGCACGGCGTCAAGCAGCTCCTGAGCGGTGCGCCTGCGTCCGGACAGGACGCTGTTGAAGTCGAAGGCGATCATCTCGTAGGCGGAGTCCTGCAGCTCGCGCAAGGAGTTGACGAGCATCGCCTTCGTCTGGCTCAGCTCCAGCTCCGACAGCTGGCCCTGGCGCATGCTCTCAAGCTGCTCCTTGATGATGGCGACCGCTTTCTCGTAGTTGGCGATCTCGATGCCGGACTGGATCGTCAGCAGCCCTTTGTGTCCGTCCATGCGAGAAGAGGCGTAGTAGGCCAGGCTCTCCTTCTCGCGCACGTTCATGAACAGCTTGGAATGCGGGAAGCCGCCGAGGATGCCGTTGTACAGGAGCGCGGCCGCATACTCGTCGTCGCCGTAAGCGATGCCGGTGCGGAGGCCCAGGTTGAGCTTGCCCTGAGCCACATCGAGCTTCTCGACGACGGTCTTGACCTCTCCGCTGCGGCGACGGATGTCCGGCGCTCCATAGTCGGTCGGAGGACTTTGCGGCAGCTGGAAGGAGGCTTCCGCCAGCCGCTTGACTTCCTCCAGCGTCGTATCCCCGACGACGTACAGGTCGAGCACCGCTTCGGAAAGCCACGCGGCATAGGCTTCATGCAGGGTTTGCGGCGTCAAGCCCGACAGATCCTGGATGCGGCCCAGCGAGGGCAGCCGATACGGATCGCCCTCGCACATGATCTCGAGGCAGCGCTCTCCCGCGTAGCGGATCTTGTCGTTGATGATGCTCTCCAGCTTGCGCGTCAGCGTGTTCTTCTCGCTCTCGACGTACTTGGCTCGGAAGGCTCCGTTCTCCAGCGCGGGCGCGGTCACCGCCTCTCCGAGAAACCTCATCGAGCGGGCCAGCAGGGAGCTGCCGGCGCTGACGAATCGGTCGTTGATGACGTCCATGCGGAACTGCACGATCTGCGAGCTGCCGCGCTTGTAGACGTCGAAGCCGAACCCGGCTCCGTACATTTCGTCGAGCTGCTCGCGGAAGGCGATCGTCTCCGGGGCGCTCTGCGTCCCCCGGCGCAGCACGAACGGCGTCAGCGCCGTGGACGTGACCGTGTCCTCGCGCAGTGGAACGCCGGCGAACAGCGATATGGCATACGTCTTGAACCGGTTCGTCGGCAGCACGTGCAGCCGGAGCCGGCCGGTTGTTGCTTGCTGAAAAGACATAGAAGGTAACGCCTCCCGCCATTGCATAGTGGTCAATCGGAGCTAGCCGCTTGCTGTCATTCCATTCTATCCCAAGGCGGCCTTGGCCCGCAAACAGAGAAGGCAACCGGGAAGGAGACCCTCCCGGCTGCCCGCGAGCCGGCGCAGCCGGCTGATGCTACATGCAGAAGATGTGCTTGCCGATCGTCTTCACCTGCGGCCGGGACCAGATCCACTTGGATGTGGCCGTCACCGGGTTGAAGTAGTACAGGCAGCCGTCCGAAGGATCCCAGCCGCCAATCGCGTCCTGTACGGCCTGCTTCGCCCTTTCGTTCGGCGTCAGCCAGATCTGGCCGTCCGCCACGGCGGTGAAGGCGCGGTTCTGGAAGATGACGCCGCTGATCGAATTGGGGAACTCCGGCGACCTCAGCCGGTTGAGGATGACCGCCGCCACCGCCACCTGCCCTTCGTAAGGCTCGCCGCGCGCCTCGCCGTAGACGGCGTTGGCCATGATCTTGATGTCGTTGGCGGTAAGGCCGAGCTTGTTGGACTTGTCCATCGCGCTGCCGGCAGAGCTGCTGGAGCTGCCTCCGGAGCCGCCGCTGCCGGAGCCGCCGCTGCGGGCGGGTGCGCTTTGCCCGCCAGGAACATCCGCCGCGGTCGGCTTCCAGCTTTTCGTCGCTTCCCACAGCTTCAGCTTCGTCTTCGGTCCGACGACGCCGTCGGATTTCATGCCGAACTTCCATTGGAACCAAGTCACGGAGTTTTTCGTCTTCGGCCCGAACTGCCCGTCGATCTTGCCCTCGTAAAACCCGAGGAAGCGCAGGCGGCCCTGCAGCTCGACGACATCCTTGCCGGAGGCGCCCTGCTGGATCGTCGCCTTGCTGAATGTTTGGGCCGAGCGCTGCGGCCAGCCTTCCTTGAGCGTATGCAAGCTGAGCAAAAGCAGCGTGGCTGCGACCGTCATGACGATCAAACGCATTTTTTTCATGGGGATCTGCCTTTCTGCTACGGGATGTTTTAACCGTCCCTAGTATGAGAAAGGCAAGTCCCTTCTATGCATGTTTCTGGTTCGCCTGGAACTGGTCGAGCGTCATCATGACCTCCCGCGGCTTGCTGCCTTCGTAAGAGCCGACGATGCCTTTGGCCTCCAGCTGGTCGATGAGCCGGGCCGCCCTCGTATAGCCGACGCGCATCCGGCGCTGCAGCAGCGAGACGGACGCCTGCTGCGCCTCGACGACGATCTGCATCGCTTGGTCGAACAGCTCGTCCAGCTCCTCGCCCTCTCCGCTGTCTCCGCCTTCGTCCAGCTCCGGCACCAGATCCTCCTTGTACTCCGCTTCGCCTTGCGAGCGGGCGTACTCGACGACCGCCTCCACCTCGTTGTCCGACAGGAACGCTCCCTGGACGCGGATCGGCTTGGACATGCCGACCGGCAGGAACAGCATGTCGCCGCGTCCGAGCAGCTTCTCCGCTCCGACCATGTCGAGAATCGTCCGGGAGTCGACTTGGGACGAGACGCCGAACGCGATCCGCGATGGAATGTTCGCCTTGATGACGCCGGTGATGACGTCGACCGAAGGTCGCTGCGTGGCGATGATGAGGTGGATGCCGGCCGCGCGCGCCATCTGCGCGAGCCGCGTGATGCTGTCCTCGACATCCTTGGCGGCGACCATCATCAGATCGGCGAGCTCGTCGACGATGACGACGATGTACGGAAGCACGGCCTGCGGATTGTCCTTCATCAGGCTATTGTAGCCCTCGATGTTGCGCGTGGCGGACTTGGAGAACAGCTCGTAGCGCTTCTCCATCTCGACGACGATCTTCTTGAGCGCGAGCGACGCCCGCCGCGGGTCGGTGACGACCGGCGCGAGCAGATGCGGGATGCCGTTGTACATGTTCAGCTCGACCATCTTCGGGTCGATCATCATGAACTTGACCTCGTCCGGCGCGGCCTTGTACAGGATGCTCGTGATGATGCCGTTGATGCACACCGACTTGCCGGAGCCTGTCGCGCCGGCGACGAGCAGATGGGGCATCTTGGCGAGGTTGCCGACGATCGACTGGCCCGCGATGTCGCGTCCGAACGCGATCGACAGCTTGGACGAGGCGCTCGCGAACGTCGGGGTCTCCATGACCTCGCGCATCGTGACGACGGCCACCTCGGCGTTCGGCACCTCGATGCCGATCGCCGACTTGCCGGGTATCGGAGCTTCCATGCGGATGTCCTTGGCCGCGAGCGCGAGCGCGATGTCGTCGGTCAGGCCGACGATGCGGCTGACCTTGACGCCCGTGGCGGGCTGCACCTCGTAGCGCGTGACCGCCGGTCCCGGCACGACGTCGAGCACCTTGGCGCGGACGCCGAAGCTCTCGAGCGTCGCTTCGAGCTTGCGGCGGGAATCGTTGTTGATGTCCGTCAAATCCCCCGCCCTGCCGGGCGAAGCAGGCTTGGCGAGCAGCGACAGCGGCGGCAGGCGGTACGGCTTGCTTGCGAGCACCGGCGCGGGAGCGCCGTCGCCGTCGCCCTCAGGCCCCGCCAGCGCTTCCGACTGCTCGGCGGGATGGGCCGCAGGCGATGGGGACGGGAAGACGTCGGCATCGTCGTAGTCACCGAACGGATCCTCGTCATCGCCGGGCTCCGGCCGCTGCGCCGCGTCCAGATGAGCGGCGCGCGCGGACGGCGCGGGCGAAGCTTCCACAGGCCGGACGTCCTCCCAGTCCTCCCCGTCATCGTCCTCCCATGGAGCGGCATCCGGCTGCGCAAGGGGCTCCGCCGGGCGGCCGCGCATCGTGACGGCCGGCTTGGAGGCGGCCTTGGCCTGATTCAGCGCGGACTCTTCCATCAGCCACTCTTTGTCCGGCGCTCCGCCCGCGTCCTCATCGTCGCCGCCTCGGCTGCCCCAGGAGAAGAAGAGCGAGCGGCTCTTGGCCGCGGGCGCGGCGACCGTGCTCCCGAAGTCGTCGTCATGGCCGTCCGCATGGAGGCCGTAGCCGAGATGATCCGGCCCGGGTGCCCCGGCGGGAGCAGCGGCTGCGCCGGCTCCCGAGGCGCTTTTCGGAGCTTTCGGCTTGCGCGGCCTGCTGGCGGCCTTGGCCTGCAGCAGCTTGGCCAGCCGGCCCAGGCGATCCCGAATGACCCGGCCAAGCTCGACATACGAGCGGCCCGTGATGAGCATGGCCGATATGGCGAACATGACGATAAGCAGCAGCTTGGAGCCGAAGTAGCCGAACAGCGTGTACAGGAGCGAGTATTGCAGCGCTCCCAAATAGCCGCCGCTGACCGAAGCTCCGATTGGTCCGCCCGGCTCGGCCTCCGTGCCGTCCGTCAGCAGCCCGTCGCGGATGTCCTGTCCGAGCTGGGCGAATATGGCCGAGCCGCTGACCAGGTCCGCCGGGGCGAGCTTGCGGTCGATCTCGCCCATCGAGCTCATGAGCGTGAGCGCCATGAGCAGCAGCAGGAAGCCGGTCCGGCGGTACGTCCAGCCTTTCGGCCAAGTCCTCGTCACCATCACATATAGCCCGGCCGCGATTCCGACGAGCGCCAGCGCAAAATGAAACTTGCCCAAAACGAGCGCGAACAGCTTCGTCAGCGATCTGCCGACCGTAGCCTCGCCTGACAAGGCGATTACCGACACCGTTATGAGCAAGATTCCATAAACCTCGTATTTTAAGTTTTCTCCGAACGTGCGTCTTTTGCGCCGCCTTTTCTTGGCCAATCCTCTCACCTCTGGTTCAGTATTATACCATAGGTGGTGGAATGTTCCTATCGGAAGGGGAGCACCGCCCCCGGCTGGAAGCGCGGGTCAAGAAAGCTTTCAAGCGGCCCGTCCACGATGCGGACGACCTTACCCCAGCCGGGCTCGAGAGGCTCGAGCTGCAGCAGCACGCCGTCCAGCCGAGCCTCGAGCCACGGCTCCCTCTCGTCGTCCGTTCCGTTCAGGACAAGTTCCAGCGGCATGATCGTATAGAGGGTCATTGAGGCAGGCCGCCTTCCGCTCCGGGAACCGCCCCCGCCATCGATGCGGCCGGCACGAACGGAACCGCGCCTGCGTCCGCTTTCGGCTTGCGCTCCTGGATGAGCGCGTTCAGCGCGGCGATCGCCTTGCCGAGTCCGCCGACCTCGTCGATCAGGCCGTGGCGCACCGCATCCTCGCCGATGACGGTCGTGCCGATGTCCCGCGTCAGCTCGCCCGTCTTGAACATCAGCTCCTTGAACGTCTTCTCCTGAACGCGCGAATGCGACGTGACGAACCGCACGACCCGCTCCTGCATCTTGTCCAAGTATTCGAACGTCTGCGGCACGCCGATGACGAGGCCGTTCATGCGGATCGGGTGGATCGTCATCGTCGCCGACTCGGCGATGAACGAGCGGTTGCCCGCGACCGCGATCGGCACGCCGATCGAGTGGCCGCCGCCCAGCACGAGCGTAACGGAAGGCTTGCTCAGCGAGCTGATCATCTCGGCGATCGCCAGACCTGCCTCCACGTCTCCGCCGACCGTGTTGAGGACGATCAGGATGCCCTCGATCTTGCTGCTCTGCTCCGCGGCGACGAGCTGCGGGATGAGATGCTCGTATTTCGTCGTCTTGTTTTGAGGCGGAAGCACCATATGGCCTTCAATCTGGCCGATGATCGACATGCAGAACACGTTTGACGGATCCGCAGCCGGCACCGCGATCTGGCCCAGCTGCTGGATCGCGTCGAGCTTCGCTTTGTCGATAGCCGCCGCAGGCTCCGCCTCCGCTCGCAAGCGGGTGGATGGCTCGTTCATGCGTCATCTCCTCCTTTGTTTTCCTTCGAATTGCCTGCCTAGTATGAAGCGGGAGGCATCGCCCCATACGCCGGCCGCGAAGCACGAAAAAGCCTGCCTCCGAAATGGAGGCAGGCGGGGACGATCAAACTTCCATGATGATCGGCAGGATCATCGGACGACGGCGGGTCTGCTCGTAGAGGAAGCGGCCGAGCGCGTCCTTGACGTTGGTCTTGAGCGAAGCCCACTCGTTGACTTTGTCGTTCATGAGCTTGTGCAAGGTGGTCGTCACGATACGGTTCGCTTCGTCGAGCAAGCCTTCGGACTCGCGGACGTAGACGAAGCCGCGGGAGATGATGTCCGGACCGGACTTGATCGTCCCGTCCTGCTTGCTGAGCGTGACCACGACGACGAGGATGCCGTCCTGCGACAGCAGCTTGCGGTCGCGCAGGACGATGTTGCCGACGTCGCCGACGCCAAGGCCGTCGATGAGCACGTTGCCGGAAGGAACCTTGGAGCCTTTGCGTCCGACGCCGCCCTGGAACTCGACCGTATCGCCGATATCGCAGATGAAGATCTTGTCGGGATCAACGCCGACCGCCTCGCCCAGCTTGGCGTGCTGGCGGAGCATGCGGTACTCGCCGTGGATCGGCATGAAATATTCCGGCTTGATGAGATTGAGCATCAGCTTGAGCTCTTCCTGGCTGCCGTGTCCGGATACGTGCACGCCGGAGACGGAGCCCGGACCGTAGATGACGTTCGCGCCGAGGCGGAACAGCTCGTCCACCGTGCGGCCTACGTCGCGCTCGTTGCCCGGGATCGGCGTCGCTGCGATGATGACCGTATCGCCCGGCAAGATGTCGATCTTGCGATGCGTCGAGCGCGCCATGCGCGTCAGCGCCGACATCGGCTCGCCCTGGCTGCCCGTGCAGAGGACGACGACGCGGTCGGCTGCCATCTTGTTCACTTCTTCCGGCTCGATAATCATGCCTTCGGGAATGTTCAGATAGCCGAGCTCTCCGGCGATCGTGACGACGTTCACCATGCTGCGGCCGACGATCGCAACCTTGCGCTTCGTCGCCATCGCCGCGTTGAACACCTGCTGGATGCGGTGCACGTTGGATGCGAACGTCGCGACGACGACGCGCTGCTGCGACTTGCGGAAAATCTCGGTCAGCTCGACGCCGACGTTGCTCTCCGAAGGCGTCATGCCCGGGCGCTCCGCGTTGGTGCTGTCCGACAGCAGCGCCAGGACGCCGCGCTTGCCGATTTCGGCGATGCGCTGCAGGTCGGCATACTGGTCGTTGACCGGCGTGAAGTCGAATTTGAAGTCGCCGGTATGGACGATGGTGCCCTCCGGCGTATCGAGGCAGACGCCGACCGAGTCCGGAATGCTGTGGTTCGTCTTGAAGAAGCTCGCCGTAATCGAGCCGAGCTCCAGCACGGAGTCGGCGTTGATGAGGATGCGCTTGGTCTCGCCGAGCAGGCCGGCTTCCTTGAGCTTGCCCTCGATCAAGCCGAGCGTCAGGCGGGTCGCGTAGACCGGCACGTTGAGATGCCGCAGCACGTAAGGCAGGCCGCCGATATGGTCCTCGTGGCCGTGGGTGATGATGATGCCGCGCACTTTGTCGCGGTTGTCGGTCAAGTAGGTGATGTCGGGAATGACGATGTCGATGCCGAGCATGTCCTCCTCCGGAAACTTCAGGCCGGAGTCGACGACGACGATGTCATTGCCGTGCTGGATGACATACATGTTTTTGCCGATCTCGCCTACGCCGCCTAGGGCGAAGACGAGCAGCTTGTCTTGGGGATTCTTTTTGGACAAGGGAAATCTTACCTCCTAATATATGTGAAATAGTTAACGATCGAACGCATGGGCAAGCCAGCGACGGCTTGCCGTCCCTCCGGGACGGTCTTTCGCATGCAGGGCTCCTGCCGAGCTGCCGATACCAAGATGTCGGACCGCGGCCGAAAACCGCTACCATGCGGGGAACGACCAAATACATGCAACGTTATGCACGGATCCACCCATCTGCCGCGCGGATGGGGTTGAAGCCATATTCACTTTGCCGCACCAGTCATTTAGGAATATTATACATGATGCAAAAGATGGAACACAAGCCGAAGCTCTCGGATGCCGGCCGCTGCGGATCGAGCCCCGCCATGCAACGCGAAAAAGCCGGCCCTGAAGGGCCGGCGGAAATGAATTCATTCGGAAAATCAATAAGCCTGCAGGAGCTGGCGAAGCGTCTCGGTTTCGTCGGCATCGGCCTCGATCAGAGGCAGGCGCAAGCCTCCGACGGGCAGCCCTTTGAGCTCCAGCGCCTTCTTGACGAGCGTCGGGCTCGGAGCCGCGAACAGACCCTTGTACAGCGGAACAAGGCTGCGGTGCAGCTCGGCCGCTTCGGCCGTGCGGCCGTCTAGGAACGCTTCGATCATCGCCTTCATCCGGCCGCCTGCGATGTGCGACGCTACGCTCACGACGCCATGCGCGCCGACCGCAAGGGCGGGCAGCGCGGCGCTGTCGTCGCCCGTATAGACCAGGAAGCTGTCCGGAGCGCCGCTGATGATCTCCGCTACATGCTCGAGCGAATGGCATTCTTTGGTCGCGATGATGTTGGAGACATCGCGCGCGAGCCGGATCGTCGTCTCCGGGCTCATGCTGACGATCGTGCGGCCGGGAACGTTGTACAGCATGACAGGCAGCGAGGTCGATTCGGCGATCGCCTTGAAATGGCGATAAAGCCCTTCCTGGCTCGGCTTGTTGTAATAAGGGACGACCAGTAGCGCGCCGTCGACCCCCGCCTGCTCGGCCGCTGCCGTCAGATGGATGCTATGGGCGGTATCGTTGCTGCCCGTACCTGCGATGATGCGCGCGCGCCCGGCGCTGCGGGAGACGGCAAAGCGGAACAGCTCGACCTTCTCCTCGTCCGTCAGCGTCGGCGATTCCCCCGTCGTTCCGCTGATGACGATGCTGTCGGACTTCTGGACGTCGATCAGCTCGTCGATGAGCTTGCCGGCTGTCTCCCAGTCGACCTCGCCCTTCGGAGTAAACGGAGTCGCCATTGCTGTAATCAGTCTGCCATAATCCACCATGAAGGTTCCCTCCTCGGCAAAGGCGGCATGCCACTCCCGCACCAAGCCCCAATGAATACTAAGTATGCCCGATGGAAATGCTAGCTGTCAAAGATGCAGCTCGAATTTGGCGTGCAGCGCGCGCAGCGCGCCCCCCATATGCTCCTCGCGGACGAGCACCCAGATCGTCGTATTGGAGTCGGCGGACTGCAGGATCGGAATGCCTTGCTCCGCAAGCGCCTCCACGATCTTGGCCATGACGCCGGGCACGCGGTGCATGCCGCCGCCGATGACCGACACTTTGGCGCAGCCGTTCACCGTCTCGGGCTCGAATCCGAGCTCCTGCAGCACGCGCACCGCTTTGGGTGCGTCATCGTCCATGACCGTGTACAGCGCGCCGGCCGGCGTCACATTGATGAAATCGACGCTGATATGATGCCGCGCCATCGACTGGAACACCTGCAGCTGCGTGTCGGCGATGCCGTCGACCGTGCGCACGGAAATCTGCGTCACGCCCGGCACGTGAGCGATGCCCGTCACATGCCGGTCCTTGAGCGGCGAAGCGAGGCTGAGCGCCGTAGGCAGGTCGGTGACAAGCGTGCCCTCCTCGTCGGAGAAGGTCGAGCGGACGCGCAGCGGAATGCGCGCCTGCTGGGCGATCTCGACCGCGCGCGGATGGATCACCTTGGCGCCGAGGCGCGCCATGTTGCATATCTCGGCATAGCCGACGACCGTCAGCGGCTTCGCGTCCTTGACGATGCGCGGATCGGCCGTCAGGATGCCGTTGACATCCGTATAGATGTC encodes:
- a CDS encoding YlzJ-like family protein; the encoded protein is MTLYTIMPLELVLNGTDDEREPWLEARLDGVLLQLEPLEPGWGKVVRIVDGPLESFLDPRFQPGAVLPFR
- the dapA gene encoding 4-hydroxy-tetrahydrodipicolinate synthase; the encoded protein is MDYGRLITAMATPFTPKGEVDWETAGKLIDELIDVQKSDSIVISGTTGESPTLTDEEKVELFRFAVSRSAGRARIIAGTGSNDTAHSIHLTAAAEQAGVDGALLVVPYYNKPSQEGLYRHFKAIAESTSLPVMLYNVPGRTIVSMSPETTIRLARDVSNIIATKECHSLEHVAEIISGAPDSFLVYTGDDSAALPALAVGAHGVVSVASHIAGGRMKAMIEAFLDGRTAEAAELHRSLVPLYKGLFAAPSPTLVKKALELKGLPVGGLRLPLIEADADETETLRQLLQAY
- a CDS encoding ribonuclease J, whose translation is MSKKNPQDKLLVFALGGVGEIGKNMYVIQHGNDIVVVDSGLKFPEEDMLGIDIVIPDITYLTDNRDKVRGIIITHGHEDHIGGLPYVLRHLNVPVYATRLTLGLIEGKLKEAGLLGETKRILINADSVLELGSITASFFKTNHSIPDSVGVCLDTPEGTIVHTGDFKFDFTPVNDQYADLQRIAEIGKRGVLALLSDSTNAERPGMTPSESNVGVELTEIFRKSQQRVVVATFASNVHRIQQVFNAAMATKRKVAIVGRSMVNVVTIAGELGYLNIPEGMIIEPEEVNKMAADRVVVLCTGSQGEPMSALTRMARSTHRKIDILPGDTVIIAATPIPGNERDVGRTVDELFRLGANVIYGPGSVSGVHVSGHGSQEELKLMLNLIKPEYFMPIHGEYRMLRQHAKLGEAVGVDPDKIFICDIGDTVEFQGGVGRKGSKVPSGNVLIDGLGVGDVGNIVLRDRKLLSQDGILVVVVTLSKQDGTIKSGPDIISRGFVYVRESEGLLDEANRIVTTTLHKLMNDKVNEWASLKTNVKDALGRFLYEQTRRRPMILPIIMEV
- a CDS encoding DNA translocase FtsK; translation: MAKKRRRKRRTFGENLKYEVYGILLITVSVIALSGEATVGRSLTKLFALVLGKFHFALALVGIAAGLYVMVTRTWPKGWTYRRTGFLLLLMALTLMSSMGEIDRKLAPADLVSGSAIFAQLGQDIRDGLLTDGTEAEPGGPIGASVSGGYLGALQYSLLYTLFGYFGSKLLLIVMFAISAMLITGRSYVELGRVIRDRLGRLAKLLQAKAASRPRKPKAPKSASGAGAAAAPAGAPGPDHLGYGLHADGHDDDFGSTVAAPAAKSRSLFFSWGSRGGDDEDAGGAPDKEWLMEESALNQAKAASKPAVTMRGRPAEPLAQPDAAPWEDDDGEDWEDVRPVEASPAPSARAAHLDAAQRPEPGDDEDPFGDYDDADVFPSPSPAAHPAEQSEALAGPEGDGDGAPAPVLASKPYRLPPLSLLAKPASPGRAGDLTDINNDSRRKLEATLESFGVRAKVLDVVPGPAVTRYEVQPATGVKVSRIVGLTDDIALALAAKDIRMEAPIPGKSAIGIEVPNAEVAVVTMREVMETPTFASASSKLSIAFGRDIAGQSIVGNLAKMPHLLVAGATGSGKSVCINGIITSILYKAAPDEVKFMMIDPKMVELNMYNGIPHLLAPVVTDPRRASLALKKIVVEMEKRYELFSKSATRNIEGYNSLMKDNPQAVLPYIVVIVDELADLMMVAAKDVEDSITRLAQMARAAGIHLIIATQRPSVDVITGVIKANIPSRIAFGVSSQVDSRTILDMVGAEKLLGRGDMLFLPVGMSKPIRVQGAFLSDNEVEAVVEYARSQGEAEYKEDLVPELDEGGDSGEGEELDELFDQAMQIVVEAQQASVSLLQRRMRVGYTRAARLIDQLEAKGIVGSYEGSKPREVMMTLDQFQANQKHA
- a CDS encoding ClpP family protease; translation: MNEPSTRLRAEAEPAAAIDKAKLDAIQQLGQIAVPAADPSNVFCMSIIGQIEGHMVLPPQNKTTKYEHLIPQLVAAEQSSKIEGILIVLNTVGGDVEAGLAIAEMISSLSKPSVTLVLGGGHSIGVPIAVAGNRSFIAESATMTIHPIRMNGLVIGVPQTFEYLDKMQERVVRFVTSHSRVQEKTFKELMFKTGELTRDIGTTVIGEDAVRHGLIDEVGGLGKAIAALNALIQERKPKADAGAVPFVPAASMAGAVPGAEGGLPQ
- the dapG gene encoding aspartate kinase gives rise to the protein MGVRVLKFGGTSVATRQTRELVVNHIERERSSGHNLVVVVSAMGRTGDPYSTDTLLSLAREEGGELHARERDLLMGCGEIISAVVLCSALAARSIPAVALTGGCAGILTGSQFGEARIEEIRTERMLRHMERGEVVVVTGFQGQDAQGDLTTLGRGGSDTSATALGAALQAEMVDIYTDVNGILTADPRIVKDAKPLTVVGYAEICNMARLGAKVIHPRAVEIAQQARIPLRVRSTFSDEEGTLVTDLPTALSLASPLKDRHVTGIAHVPGVTQISVRTVDGIADTQLQVFQSMARHHISVDFINVTPAGALYTVMDDDAPKAVRVLQELGFEPETVNGCAKVSVIGGGMHRVPGVMAKIVEALAEQGIPILQSADSNTTIWVLVREEHMGGALRALHAKFELHL